The Rhizobium leguminosarum region ATCGAAGCGGAAGCACTGGCCGCGCACGTGCAGTCGCAGGTCGCTCGCTTCAAGGTCCCGCGGAAGTTTATTTTCACGAGGGAATTGCCGCGAACAGCGTTGGGCAAGATTCAGTACTCGATTTTGAAAGAGCTTCAAGCGCGGTCCAGCGAGCAAGAAGGCAGCAACTGATAACGTGACATCGCTCTTGGAGCGACACCGTAAACTTAACGCTGTGAAGTTGATCTGTGTAGGGGGTGGGGTGGGATGAACAGACCGACCGTAAGCTATAAGAACCACCGCTTTCCACCGCAGATCATCGGTAAGCGCGCTTTTCAGTGCACGTCGTAAATCGCTTTGAAGGGCGTCGGCTTATGCTGGCTGGCTTTTGAAGTTGAAGGGCAGCAGGTCGTCGATATCAGCATCGTCGGGGCGCTGCGGCAGTTCGGTGAGAACGTGCTTCAACCATGCGAATGGCTCGACGCCACAGGCCCGGCAGGTCAGCATTAAGCTGTAGATGACGGCACTGGCTTTGGCCCCCTGGACTGTATCGCTAAAGAGCCAACTCTTTCTTCCAGTGGCAAAAATTCTGATGTCACGCTCCAGCAAATTGTTGTCGATCGGCATCCTGCCGTCGCCGGTATAGCGCGTCAGGTACTCCCATTGATTGAGCGCATAGGAAACGGCATCGCCAAGCTTGGTGTCGGGCACGACCTTTGGCGCGATTTTGTCGAGCCATTCCTTGAGGGCGGCAAGGACCGGGACGCTGTGTTTCTGGCGAAAGCGGCGCATATAATGATCTCGCGTTTCGCCGTCGTCGGGCTTTTCGTCCCGCACCTGCCTTTCAATCCGGTAGAGCTGGTCGAAAAACTTGATGGCCTGCGCCGGCGGCCCACCGGGTTTCTTGCGCGCTTTGAGAGCATCGACAAACTTCCGCCTGGCATGGGCCATGCACCCGACATGCGTGGCGCCTTTCAACGTGCGCCAGGCCTGATAGCCATCGCTCATCAAGATACCGCGGTAGTCGCCAAGAAAGGCCTGCGGGTGTTCCTGCCCGCGGCCGGGCTGATAATCGAACAGCACGATCGGTTGCCGGCTGTCCTCGCCGCTACGGTAGCCCCACACGTAAGAGATGCTGGTGGGATCCTTGCCCTCTTCCTTCAGCACCTGAAATGTCGTCTGCGATTGAAGCCGCAGTTTCAGCGCATCATAGATCCGAACGAGGTGTTTCTCGCTCAAACCGATCACCCAATGGCCGAGAGCACCAGGGCTGACAGGAACGCCTGCACGCTCGAAGGCCTGGCTCAAGCGATAGAGCGGCGTGCCGTCGACATATTTATGGACGAGCGCGAAGGCCAGCGTCGAGGCCGTGGCGATGCTGCCGGGCAAGGGCTGCTTCGGCATCGGCGCGATAACAACAGGCGTATTGATCCCGGTACGGTCGCAGTTGCGGCATGCATATTTGGCCCGGACATTCTGCAGAACCGTGGCCTTCACCTCGATGTGAAGCTGCTCGGTCACCAACTCGCCCATGCGATGCATCTGGTGGCTGCAGCACGGACAGACCTTCTGGTCGTCGGCAAGGTCATATTCGACGCGCTGGCGTGGCAGGTTTGCCGGCAGAGGCCTACGGCCGCGCTTCTTCCCTTCCGGTTTTTCGACGGATGGCAATCCCGTGTCCGGCAAATCGGTGAGATGGCACTGTAAAGTTATCAGCGGATTGATGCAGCGATAGCTGGCCGGGACGGCTGTCAGGCTGCGGCGACACACGCGATTTTGTTCCAGATTTGCATGGCGGCGTTACGCAGGTCTCGATGTTGAGCCGATGACAGCGTATTGCGGGGAAAGTGGAACAGGTTGGCAATCGGATCATGGATGGAAACGAACCGCTGAAGCTGGCGTGCCGACTTGAAGCGTTTCATGGTCCTTTCGCGTCGTCGGATCGGCTGGTGCGAATTTTCCGCTCGATTATTGAGGCCTTTGTGCGACCGGTGTTCGACACCGGGCATGAGGTCGCGCCTGGCGGCATCATAGGACCGGAGCTTGTCGGTGATCATGACCCGTGGTGTCCGCCCTTGAGCCTTCAGCAACTTACGCATCAGACGCTTTGCCGCCTTGGCATTTCGGCGGCTTTGCACCAGCACTTCGAGGACGAAGCCGTCCTGATCGACCGCACGCCAGAGCCACTGCTTCTTGCCATTGATGGCCCCCACACATTCGTCGAGATGCCATTTGTCGCCCAGGCAGCCGGCTGACCGTCGCTTGATCTTCCGGGCGAAATGCCGTCCGAATTTCTCCGCCCAGCTTCGAATGGTCTGATGCGTGACGATGATGCCGCGGGACGCCAGCATGTCCTCAACCATGCGCAGGCTGAGCGGAAAGCGAAAGTAGAGCCATACCGCGTGCGCAATGATCTCAGCGGGAAAGCGGTGGCGACGATAAAGCGGATCACGAGCAACTTCTGACATGGCCCATGTACGCACATCTTCATCAGCCGTCGGTTAACTTTACGGTGCCGAGCGAAGAGCTCCGGGCGGTTCGTCACACCAGTCGAAAGTCCACGCAGATTACCTAATAGCACGGTCGAGGACGGAAGAGATTTCGGAGTGCCGAAAAGATCGATCTGAACCGTTGCAAGTTGCCGACGGATCGAAATCCCTGCATCATCCGCTCCCGTTTTCGAAGCGGCCGTTTTCGAAGCGGCACGTGAGAATTCTCGGCCCGATTGTTCAGGCCCTTGTGCGATCGATATTCGACGGCGGGCATCACCTCCCGTCTTGCAGCACCGGCGACATTCCCCCAGGGCGATTCATAGGCTACCAATTCATCCACCGTCGCGAAATAGATTGTAACTCCAAGGTAAAGGGCCCCAAAAGATATGAAGGTTTGCACGCTCAAAGCGCGAACGATCATCTTTTTGAGATTTCTAGTCTTGTATCTAGTCATGTGTATTGTCCATTCGGTATCCAACGCCCCTGAGGGAGACCAACATACCGCGAAGGCCTGCCGCATCTAGTTTGGATCTCAGATTGCACATATGAGATCCGTAAGCTACAAGAACCACCGCTTTCCACCGCAGATCATCGCCCGTGCGGTCTGGCTGGTATTTTCGGTTCCCTTTGAGCCTAAGGCAGCGTCGATAAATTACGGCTCTGATTTTGGTAGTCGGGGTCTGATTGAGTGGCACCGTAAAGTTAACCGACGGCTGATGAAGATGTGCGTACATGGGCCATGTCAGAAGTTGCTCGTGATCCGCTTTATCGTCGCCACCGCTATCCCGCTGAGATCATTGCGCACGCGGTATGGCTCTACTTTCGCTTTCCGCTCAGCCTGCGCATGGTTGAGGACATGCTGGCGGCCCGCGGCATCATCGTCACGCATCAGACCATTCGAAGCTGGGCGGAGAAATTCGGACGGCATTTCGCCCGGAAGATCAAGCGACGGTCAGCCGGCTGCCTGGGCGACAAATGACATCTCGACGAATGTGTGGGGGCCATCAATGGCAAGAAGCAGTGGCTCTGGCGTGCGGTCGATCAGGACGGCTTCGTCCTCGAAGTACTGGTGCAAAGCCGCCGAAATGCCAAGGCGGCAAAGCGTCTGATGCGTAAGTTGCTGAAGGCTCAAGGGCGGACACCACGGGTCATGATCACCGACAAGCTCCGGTCCTATGATGCCGCCAGGCGCGACCTCATGCCCGGTGTCGAACACCGGTCGCACAAAGGCCTCAATAATCGAGCGGAAAATTCGCACCAGCCGACCCGACGACGCGAAAGGACCATGAAACGCTTCAAGTCGGCACGCCAGCTTCAGCGGTTCGTTTCCATCCATGATCCGATTGCCAACCTGTTCCACTTTCCCCGCAATACGCTGTCATCGGCTCAACATCGAGACCTGCGTAACGCCGCCATGCAAATCTGGAACAAAATCGCGTGTGTCGCCGCAGCCTGACAGCCGTCCCGGCCAGCTATCGCTGCATCAATCCGCTGATAACTTTACAGTGCCGTTGGACGCGTGGTTGACCGAAAAATTCTCGAATTTGAATTTTCGGATCGCGTTCGACTACACAGGCGAAATGCACAAGCTTTGGATGGCCGCCAGCTTTTCTTTCGGGATTCCGACGTCGTTCGTGGTCGACCGAGACGGCCACATCGCCTTTATCGGCATTCCGATGGAACTTGATGATGTTTTGCCGAAAGTGCTTGACGGCAGCTGGCGCACCAGCGCGGAAGCGAAAAAGGCCGACAAGGAGCGGATTGCTGAAGGCGAGACTTATGCTGCGGAGATAGCGTTCCGTAATCGAATCTCGGCGGCGATAGAGATTAAGTGAGATGATCGGCTTTGCTGCTGAACGACTAACGAAGGTGGACGCTGGCGCCTCCATGCCCGGCAAGCAAACTTCGTGCGGGACGGAAATAATGCCGAGCTCTTCAGGCGGCTGTCAGCTATGCCGGCTAAACGACTGTTATTGACATCAGAGGAAGGAGGACAGCGGCGACCAAGCCGTATTTGTGCAAACGCCAAAGAAGCGGAAGAGCAAACCCTCATCGGGAGAGACTGCCGTATGGCGATAGCATTACCGAAACAGAACCCTCGCATTGGGAGGGAGGCAATAGCTTCACGCTCCCAGGAGCCATCGGTCTTGCAGCTTTAGTGACTGCCGCAACAGTCCTATGGGCATTTGGAAAAGTGGAAAACCATGACGACTGACATCTCATCTTATGGTGTGATTGAATTAACCCACGCCGAAGCTTCTAAAACTTGCGGAGGATTTGCACCGCTCCCGGTTGCTGCCGTAGCAGGCTCCCTCGGAGGAGCTGTAGCATGTGCCGCGATAACCGGCATATCTTATGCAATCAATTACCTCTTCACTCGGCATTAGAGCCGAAATTCGCGCTTGGAGCGATTTTGCCGGTGCCTCGAAGCCTTGATCTCGTTCGGC contains the following coding sequences:
- a CDS encoding IS6 family transposase; translated protein: MSEVARDPLYRRHRFPAEIIAHAVWLYFRFPLSLRMVEDMLASRGIIVTHQTIRSWAEKFGRHFARKIKRRSAGCLGDKWHLDECVGAINGKKQWLWRAVDQDGFVLEVLVQSRRNAKAAKRLMRKLLKAQGRTPRVMITDKLRSYDAARRDLMPGVEHRSHKGLNNRAENSHQPIRRRERTMKRFKSARQLQRFVSIHDPIANLFHFPRNTLSSAQHRDLRNAAMQIWNKIACVAAA